A portion of the Mytilus galloprovincialis chromosome 12, xbMytGall1.hap1.1, whole genome shotgun sequence genome contains these proteins:
- the LOC143054456 gene encoding uncharacterized protein LOC143054456, whose product SSGSLAEGIDLPGSDIDIMFVIKDVDVIRDVKNIKHSVQLTTLVMENDNDHPGFTRLRLIAGGDGESIFIQPECFESIRKGLYLSVNTFVSNINKKLTNCQFSLHGPCLSDKGQNMDVAVCLRSRYLPYNALPWASRYRLQWPPNSVIDKIEKDGCLLVPIGPRNMPDCDILWRLSFSVAEKQLVHSFNFTQLLCYCLLKLTLKHIINTNKHAESLLCSYFLKTALFWVSEEVDIDTFQLSKLYSCFCRCINKIIFWVNNCYCPNYFIPEHNMFLGKINRENSKMLINVLYKIKCDGIYGLIHSVFLYENGHHRLLSTQLETSFIMLDLLFYRISDADICKMNDISVCLKLLVFIEDLLKSKTCKFIVDVCKHHHAQMSQFAAQLLPAQVVTTERYRTHKRYHRYLQNGIKTEAVS is encoded by the coding sequence TCCAGCGGAAGTTTAGCAGAAGGAATTGATTTACCAGGTAGTGACATAGATATAATGTTTGTCATCAAAGACGTAGACGTAATACGTGATGTAAAGAATATCAAACATTCAGTACAACTGACAACACTGGTAATGGAGAATGATAATGATCATCCTGGTTTTACTAGACTCCGATTAATAGCAGGAGGTGACGGTGAATCTATCTTTATACAACCCGAATGCTTTGAAAGTATCAGAAAAGGTTTATATTTGTCAGTAAACACATTTGTaagtaatataaataagaaactcACCAATTGTCAGTTCTCACTCCACGGCCCCTGTCTATCAGATAAAGGTCAAAACATGGATGTTGCTGTTTGTCTACGAAGTAGATACCTACCTTACAATGCATTACCCTGGGCATCGCGTTACCGATTGCAATGGCCGCCGAATTCTGTAATTGACAAGATTGAAAAAGACGGATGTTTGCTTGTACCTATTGGACCAAGGAATATGCCAGATTGTGATATATTATGGAGATTATCTTTCTCCGTGGCAGAAAAGCAACTTGTACATTCGTTTAACTTCACTCAACTGTTATGTTACTGTCTTCTTAAACTAACATTAAAGCATATCATTAACACTAACAAACATGCCGAAAGTTTGTTGTGTTCTTACTTTCTGAAAACAGCTTTATTCTGGGTCTCAGAAGAAGTTGATATTGACACATTTCAATTATCTAAATTATATTCTTGTTTTTGTCgctgtataaataaaataatattttgggTAAATAACTGTTATTGTCCGAACTATTTTATACCTGAACATAATATGTTCCTAGGAAAGATCAATAGAGAAAACAGTAAAATGCTAATAAATgtattgtataaaataaagtgtgACGGAATTTATGGATTGATACATAGTGTATTTCTATACGAAAATGGACATCATCGTTTATTAAGCACACAGCTTGAAACTTCATTTATTATGTTAGACTTACTATTTTACAGGATATCTGATGCAGATATTTGTAAAATGAATGACATATCGGTCTGTTTGAAATTACTTGTATTTATTGAGGATTTACTTAAGTCGAAAACGTGTAAATTTATTGTTGATGTATGCAAACATCATCATGCCCAAATGAGTCAATTTGCAGCACAATTACTACCAGCCCAAGTAGTAACGACTGAAAGGTACAGAACACACAAACGTTATCATAGATATTTACAGAACGGTATTAAGACAGAAGCTGTCTCGTGA